One Sodalis praecaptivus DNA segment encodes these proteins:
- the recB gene encoding exodeoxyribonuclease V subunit beta: protein MALMTAESLNPLTLPLQGARLIEASAGTGKTYTLAALYLRLLLGLGGEAAYPRPLSVEEILVVTFTEAATEELRGRIRDNIHRLRLACVRGKSEDPLLAALLAQLGCLRLAALHLLAAERQMDEAAIYTIHGFCQRMLNHNAVESGMLFQQTLLEDESLLRQQVSADFWRRHCYPLPLDVARMVQQHWEGPENLLAELLPYLQGEPPVVRDPPDLNESILARHGRIIAGIEALKAHWRAASATLRTMLDEHKLDRRVYSSKNLPTWLAKVDRWAREPTVDYQVPDELARFKSSVLAEKTTAGEPPRHELFAAVEAFYQQRLSLRELIFVMALAEMRQALEQEKRRRAEMGFDDLLSRLDRALAGGGGEALAASVRTRYPVAMIDEFQDTDPQQYRIFRQIYGDRPCCGLLLIGDPKQAIYAFRGADIFTYMRARSEVDAHYTLDNNWRSAPGMINAVNQLFQSLPAPFIFNDIPFLPVASAAGNADLRLVVRHQPQPALRVWLQPGAGVGISEYQQCMARQCAATIRDWLYAARQGEAWLEGRRGRQPLQASDITVLVRNRNEAALIRDALAALMIPAVYLSNRDSVFETPEARELQWILQAVLTPEKDTALRRALATGLLGFDAATIDALNNDERRWEQRVEEFADYRQRWQKTGVLPMLRQMMINHRIAENLLASQGGERRLTDVLHLGELLQEASTQLENEFALVRWLALQVESPNPQATNQQLRLESDRHLVQIITVHKSKGLEFPLVFLPFAADFRVQKRPLFHDRQAYGAWLDLSAAQESLRLAEEERLAEDLRLFYVALTRSIYHCSLGIAPLYRGSRKKTGASDLHLSAPGYLIQQGQDGDADELHDRLVALVARADGDIALCEAQAEPAQPLRPAPEPAPALSARNWPAPPRDPWRVTSYSGLQRHGSSAVMELQPRLDVDAAGEGGQQERLQLTPHTFPRGASPGTFLHGLFETLDFNRPLDPQCLSEQLAQQGIDAVWLPVLTHWMESIIAMPLDGGSLSLAHLAPDSRLAELPFYLPIDAVVQARDLDLLCKRYDPLSARCPPLDFPQVKGMLKGFIDLVFRWQGRYYLLDYKSNWLGEESAAYTLPAMEQAMIAHRYELQYQLYTLALHRFLRHRLVDYDYQRDFGGVYYLFLRGIDAAQPGNGVFHCRPDMALIDGLDRLFTGETRPAAQSG from the coding sequence ATGGCGCTGATGACCGCCGAGAGCCTTAACCCTCTCACGTTACCGCTACAGGGCGCCCGTCTCATCGAAGCGTCGGCGGGAACGGGAAAAACCTATACCCTGGCGGCGCTTTACCTGCGGCTGCTGCTTGGGCTGGGCGGCGAGGCGGCGTACCCGCGGCCCTTGAGCGTGGAAGAAATATTGGTGGTGACCTTTACCGAGGCCGCCACCGAGGAGCTGCGCGGCCGTATCCGCGACAATATTCATCGGCTGCGGCTGGCCTGCGTGCGGGGTAAGAGTGAGGATCCGCTACTGGCGGCGCTGCTGGCGCAGCTCGGCTGTCTGCGGCTGGCCGCATTGCATCTGCTGGCGGCGGAGCGGCAGATGGACGAGGCGGCAATTTATACCATCCATGGCTTCTGCCAGCGCATGCTGAATCACAATGCTGTCGAATCCGGCATGTTATTTCAGCAAACCTTGCTGGAGGATGAATCGTTATTGCGCCAGCAGGTGAGCGCTGATTTCTGGCGCCGCCACTGCTATCCGTTGCCGCTGGACGTTGCGCGCATGGTGCAGCAGCACTGGGAGGGGCCGGAAAATCTGCTGGCGGAACTGCTGCCTTATCTTCAGGGCGAGCCGCCGGTGGTGCGTGATCCGCCCGATCTCAACGAGTCTATCCTGGCGCGTCATGGGCGCATCATTGCCGGCATTGAAGCGCTCAAGGCACACTGGCGCGCGGCGTCAGCGACGCTTAGGACGATGCTCGACGAGCATAAACTCGACCGTCGGGTGTATAGCAGCAAAAATCTGCCGACCTGGCTTGCGAAAGTCGACCGCTGGGCGCGTGAGCCCACCGTGGATTATCAGGTGCCGGATGAGCTGGCGCGGTTTAAAAGCTCGGTGCTGGCGGAAAAAACGACCGCCGGGGAGCCGCCTCGACATGAACTGTTTGCCGCAGTGGAGGCCTTTTATCAGCAGAGGCTGTCGCTGCGCGAGCTGATTTTCGTCATGGCGCTGGCGGAAATGCGTCAGGCGCTGGAGCAGGAAAAAAGGCGGCGCGCGGAGATGGGGTTCGACGATTTGCTGAGTCGCCTGGACCGGGCGCTGGCCGGCGGTGGCGGTGAAGCCCTGGCCGCGTCGGTGCGCACGCGCTATCCGGTGGCGATGATCGATGAGTTTCAGGATACCGACCCGCAGCAGTACCGTATTTTCCGCCAAATTTACGGCGATCGGCCCTGCTGCGGCCTGCTGTTGATAGGCGACCCGAAACAGGCTATCTATGCATTTCGCGGCGCGGATATTTTCACCTATATGCGCGCCCGCAGTGAAGTGGATGCTCACTATACCCTTGATAACAACTGGCGTTCCGCGCCGGGGATGATCAATGCGGTCAATCAACTGTTCCAAAGCTTGCCGGCGCCGTTTATTTTCAATGATATTCCCTTTTTGCCGGTGGCGTCTGCCGCGGGCAATGCCGACCTGCGGCTGGTGGTGCGGCATCAGCCTCAGCCGGCGCTGCGCGTCTGGCTACAGCCGGGCGCCGGTGTAGGCATAAGCGAGTACCAACAATGCATGGCGCGCCAGTGTGCCGCCACCATTCGCGACTGGCTTTACGCCGCGCGCCAAGGCGAAGCCTGGCTTGAAGGGCGTCGGGGCCGTCAGCCGCTGCAGGCGTCGGATATTACGGTACTGGTGCGCAACCGCAACGAAGCGGCGCTGATACGCGACGCGCTGGCGGCGCTGATGATCCCGGCGGTGTATCTCTCCAACCGGGACAGCGTTTTCGAGACGCCCGAGGCGCGCGAACTGCAATGGATCCTCCAGGCGGTGTTGACGCCGGAGAAGGATACCGCGCTGCGCCGCGCGCTGGCCACCGGGCTGCTGGGTTTTGATGCCGCGACTATTGATGCGCTGAATAACGATGAACGCCGCTGGGAGCAGCGGGTTGAAGAGTTTGCCGACTATCGCCAGCGCTGGCAAAAAACCGGCGTACTCCCGATGCTGCGTCAAATGATGATAAACCATCGCATCGCGGAAAACCTGTTGGCAAGTCAGGGGGGCGAACGCCGGCTGACTGACGTACTGCATTTGGGAGAACTGCTACAGGAAGCCTCGACGCAACTGGAGAACGAATTTGCGCTGGTCCGCTGGCTGGCGCTGCAAGTGGAATCCCCTAATCCACAGGCGACGAATCAGCAATTGCGGCTGGAAAGCGATCGTCATCTGGTGCAAATCATTACGGTGCATAAATCCAAAGGTCTGGAGTTCCCGCTGGTGTTCCTGCCGTTCGCGGCCGATTTTCGCGTGCAAAAGCGGCCGCTGTTTCACGATCGCCAGGCGTACGGAGCCTGGCTGGATCTCAGCGCGGCGCAAGAGAGTTTACGGCTGGCGGAGGAAGAGCGGCTGGCGGAAGATTTGCGTCTGTTTTACGTGGCGCTAACGCGTTCTATCTACCATTGCAGTCTGGGCATCGCACCGTTGTATCGCGGCAGCCGCAAAAAAACCGGCGCCAGCGATCTGCATTTGAGCGCACCCGGTTACCTGATTCAGCAGGGGCAGGATGGCGATGCGGATGAGCTGCACGATCGGCTGGTAGCGCTGGTGGCGCGCGCCGACGGCGATATTGCCCTGTGCGAGGCGCAGGCCGAACCGGCGCAACCGCTGAGACCCGCCCCCGAGCCCGCTCCCGCGCTAAGCGCCCGCAACTGGCCCGCGCCGCCGCGCGATCCCTGGCGGGTCACGAGCTATTCCGGTCTGCAACGGCACGGCAGCTCGGCGGTGATGGAGCTGCAACCGCGGTTGGACGTAGATGCCGCGGGGGAGGGCGGGCAGCAGGAAAGGCTACAGTTGACGCCGCATACCTTTCCGCGCGGCGCGTCGCCGGGGACGTTTTTGCACGGTCTATTTGAAACGTTGGATTTCAACCGGCCGTTGGACCCGCAGTGCCTGAGCGAGCAGTTGGCGCAGCAGGGCATCGACGCCGTTTGGCTGCCGGTGCTAACGCACTGGATGGAGAGCATTATCGCCATGCCGCTGGATGGCGGGTCGCTTTCTCTCGCGCATCTGGCGCCCGACAGCCGCCTTGCTGAATTGCCGTTTTATCTGCCTATCGATGCGGTGGTGCAGGCGCGCGATCTGGATCTGCTCTGCAAGCGCTACGATCCGCTTTCGGCACGCTGCCCACCGCTGGATTTTCCGCAGGTCAAAGGGATGCTGAAAGGATTTATCGACCTGGTTTTCCGCTGGCAAGGCCGTTATTACCTGCTGGACTATAAATCCAACTGGTTGGGGGAGGAGAGTGCCGCCTACACCTTGCCGGCGATGGAGCAGGCGATGATCGCCCATCGTTATGAGTTGCAGTACCAGCTTTATACGCTGGCGCTGCATCGCTTTTTGCGCCACCGCCTGGTGGATTATGATTACCAGCGCGATTTCGGCGGGGTATATTATCTGTTTCTGCGCGGCATCGACGCAGCGCAACCGGGTAATGGCGTGTTCCATTGCCGGCCGGACATGGCCTTAATCGACGGACTAGACCGCTTATTTACCGGCGAAACGCGGCCGGCGGCGCAAAGCGGCTGA
- the recD gene encoding exodeoxyribonuclease V subunit alpha produces MEEILAEAQRLRLFRPLDVQFARMLATPAEPALMLASACLSADAGAGHVCLPLALLTPAKLFDGRMPTLAQQAWLRAGSPSLDDWQQHLLASNAVSDGSRPTPLVLDNQRLYLQRMWRHECAVAQFFNRPRPPVAGDETALAAVLARYFPGDGAGIDWQKIAAAVAITHPVALISGGPGTGKTSTVAKLLAALLQLSDGGRARMLMAAPTGKAAARLSESLGLALQRLELDEEQKQRLPREAITLHRLLGAQPNSQRMRYHRGNPLHVDILIIDEASMVDLPMMANVIAALPPQARVIFLGDRCQLSSVEAGAVLGDICQFAEAGYSPARRAELMRLTGFTLPAGTGGGGYGVADSLCLLRKSYRFDEGSGIGRLANAINAGDAKDALALLNAGTAADVVYTPLRETADYQRMLDDCVEGYRDYLARVRNHEAPAAILDAFNRFRLLCALREGPFGVAGLNDRIELALSRAGLLALGNAGRSYAGRPVMIVRNAPSLGLYNGDIGILLWDGEQTLRVHFSLPDGGVKAVPLSRLPEHETAFAMTVHKSQGSEFHHTALALPNQILPVLTRELLYTAVTRARARLSLYATDEVLQHAMATKTQRRSGLIERLAAGQAVPPQPADDR; encoded by the coding sequence ATGGAAGAGATTCTTGCCGAAGCGCAACGGTTGCGTTTGTTCCGGCCGCTGGACGTCCAATTCGCCCGTATGCTGGCCACGCCCGCCGAGCCCGCGCTGATGTTGGCCAGCGCCTGCCTCAGCGCCGATGCCGGCGCCGGCCATGTTTGCCTGCCGCTGGCGCTATTAACGCCGGCGAAGCTGTTTGACGGCCGGATGCCGACGCTGGCGCAGCAGGCCTGGCTGCGGGCCGGTAGCCCCTCTCTTGACGACTGGCAGCAGCACCTGCTGGCGTCCAACGCGGTGAGCGACGGTTCACGTCCAACACCGCTGGTGCTGGATAACCAGCGCCTGTATTTACAGCGCATGTGGCGGCATGAATGCGCGGTGGCACAGTTCTTCAACCGGCCGCGACCGCCGGTAGCCGGCGACGAAACCGCCCTCGCTGCGGTGCTGGCGCGCTACTTTCCCGGCGACGGCGCGGGAATCGACTGGCAAAAAATCGCCGCGGCGGTCGCGATAACGCACCCGGTGGCGCTAATATCGGGCGGGCCGGGCACCGGCAAGACCTCCACGGTGGCGAAGCTCCTGGCGGCCCTGTTGCAGTTGAGCGACGGCGGCCGTGCGCGCATGTTAATGGCGGCCCCCACCGGAAAAGCGGCAGCGCGCCTGAGCGAATCCCTCGGCCTGGCCCTACAGCGTCTGGAGCTGGATGAAGAGCAGAAACAGCGATTGCCGCGCGAGGCGATAACGCTGCACCGCTTGCTCGGGGCGCAGCCCAATAGCCAGCGGATGCGCTATCACCGTGGAAACCCGCTGCATGTGGATATTCTCATCATTGATGAAGCATCAATGGTTGATTTGCCGATGATGGCCAATGTGATTGCGGCGCTGCCGCCGCAAGCGCGGGTGATCTTCCTGGGGGATCGATGTCAGCTATCCTCGGTGGAGGCGGGAGCGGTGCTGGGCGATATCTGCCAGTTCGCCGAGGCCGGTTACAGCCCCGCGCGCCGCGCGGAGCTGATGCGGCTAACGGGCTTTACGCTGCCGGCGGGTACGGGCGGCGGCGGTTATGGCGTTGCCGATAGTTTATGTCTGCTGCGTAAAAGCTACCGCTTCGATGAAGGGTCCGGCATTGGCCGGCTGGCAAATGCTATCAACGCCGGCGACGCCAAGGATGCGCTGGCGCTGCTTAACGCCGGCACCGCGGCGGATGTCGTCTACACGCCGCTGCGTGAGACGGCGGATTATCAGCGTATGCTGGACGACTGCGTCGAGGGCTATCGGGACTATTTGGCGCGGGTGCGCAATCATGAGGCGCCGGCCGCGATTCTGGACGCCTTTAACCGTTTCCGCCTGCTGTGCGCGCTGCGGGAAGGGCCTTTTGGCGTCGCCGGTCTGAACGACCGTATTGAGCTGGCCTTGAGCCGGGCGGGGCTGCTTGCCCTCGGCAATGCCGGGCGCAGCTACGCGGGGCGGCCGGTGATGATCGTACGCAATGCGCCGTCGCTGGGGCTGTATAACGGCGATATTGGGATCTTGCTCTGGGATGGCGAACAGACGTTGCGCGTGCATTTCTCCCTGCCGGACGGCGGTGTCAAAGCGGTGCCGCTAAGCCGACTGCCGGAGCATGAGACGGCATTCGCGATGACCGTGCATAAATCCCAGGGGTCGGAATTCCACCATACCGCGCTGGCGTTACCCAATCAGATCTTGCCGGTGTTAACGCGAGAATTGCTGTATACCGCGGTCACGCGCGCGCGTGCGCGGTTGTCCCTGTACGCGACCGACGAGGTATTGCAACACGCCATGGCAACCAAAACCCAGCGGCGCAGCGGCCTAATCGAGCGGCTGGCTGCGGGCCAGGCGGTACCGCCGCAGCCAGCCGATGACCGCTGA
- the amiC gene encoding N-acetylmuramoyl-L-alanine amidase AmiC: protein MPDSEHNRARRHLLQGVAATWLLSVSRVGFAATPTIVAVRIWPASSYTRVTLESNVTLKYRTFTLSGPERLVLDIEGLRLNSMLSQLSGKVRPEDPYISQVRVGQFDGQTVRLVLELKQKVAPRFLTLAPAHGFRHRLVLDLYPHQGSRSAVQDDPLLALLEDYNKGDLARTLPPESQAPQAGKAGRDRPVVVMLDPGHGGEDPGAIGKYKTREKDIVLQIARRLSALIKREPNMQVYMTRNEDVFIPLKVRVAKARKQRADLFVSIHADAFTRRTAHGASVFALSTKGATSAAARYLAQTQNAADEIGGVSKSGDRYLDHTIFDLMQTATINDSLKFGKHVLNHVGKITQLHKKSVDQAGFAVLKAPDIPSILVETAFISNIQEERRLRTARYQQQMAEAILAGIKAYFAAGGVLARR from the coding sequence ATGCCTGATTCAGAACACAACCGCGCGCGCCGACATTTGTTGCAGGGCGTGGCCGCCACCTGGTTGCTAAGCGTCAGCCGGGTTGGCTTCGCCGCCACCCCAACCATTGTGGCGGTGCGCATTTGGCCCGCCTCTAGCTATACCCGCGTGACGCTGGAATCGAACGTCACCTTGAAATACCGCACCTTCACCTTGAGCGGCCCGGAGAGGCTGGTGCTGGATATCGAAGGGCTGCGGCTCAATTCGATGCTCAGCCAGCTCAGCGGCAAGGTGCGGCCGGAAGACCCCTATATTAGCCAGGTGCGGGTCGGCCAGTTCGATGGCCAAACCGTGCGGCTGGTGCTGGAGCTGAAACAGAAAGTGGCGCCGCGTTTTCTGACGCTGGCGCCGGCCCACGGCTTCCGCCACCGGCTGGTGCTGGATCTTTACCCGCACCAGGGCAGCCGTTCCGCGGTGCAGGACGACCCGCTACTGGCGCTGCTGGAAGATTATAACAAGGGCGATCTGGCGCGCACCCTGCCGCCGGAATCCCAGGCGCCGCAGGCCGGGAAGGCCGGGCGCGATCGACCGGTGGTGGTGATGCTCGATCCGGGCCACGGCGGCGAAGATCCCGGCGCTATCGGCAAATATAAAACCCGTGAAAAGGATATTGTTCTACAGATAGCCCGCCGCCTGAGCGCGCTGATTAAACGCGAGCCGAATATGCAGGTCTACATGACCCGTAATGAGGATGTGTTTATCCCGCTGAAGGTGCGGGTAGCCAAGGCGCGTAAGCAGCGGGCGGATTTGTTCGTTTCAATACACGCCGATGCATTTACCCGCCGCACCGCCCACGGCGCCTCGGTATTCGCGTTATCCACTAAAGGGGCCACCAGCGCCGCGGCCCGCTATCTGGCCCAAACGCAAAACGCCGCCGATGAGATAGGCGGCGTGAGCAAAAGCGGCGATCGCTATTTGGATCATACGATTTTCGATTTGATGCAGACCGCTACCATCAACGACAGCCTAAAATTCGGTAAACATGTGTTAAATCATGTGGGCAAGATCACCCAATTGCATAAAAAGAGCGTCGATCAGGCGGGTTTTGCGGTTTTGAAAGCGCCGGATATTCCCTCGATTCTGGTGGAGACGGCATTCATCAGCAATATTCAAGAAGAACGGCGGCTGCGTACCGCCCGGTATCAGCAACAGATGGCGGAAGCGATTTTGGCGGGTATCAAAGCCTATTTTGCCGCCGGAGGCGTACTGGCGCGGCGCTAA
- a CDS encoding M28 family peptidase: MSKLTASPDRPRLMAHLAEFAKRVKLSGTAPELESFHYLQQQMQSYGYRTELLSHDAWISLPGEARVTVDGEPIPCITHSMSLSTVEAGITAPLTYIGAGHEADFAAADVAGKIVLIDGITTEEEAALAKRYGAVGQLHISPTEHLYEMCVSPVWGSPSQHTRQQLPTTVICTISRDDGAPLRNRCRNGESPQVTLYAQVDTRWRKTPILVAELSPGGDETPFVLFAGHHDTWHYGVMDNGSANATMLEAARLLAEAREGWQRGLRLCFWSGHSHGRYSGSAWYADEYWDELDRRCVAHVNVDSTGGENASVLTNSSVIDELKGVAAEAVAAVSGQQHLGRRHGRAADQSFWGVGIPSMFGSLSHQPPGPVKMLTALGWWWHTPHDTLEHIDPANLERDTAIVLRVLWRLLSSPVVPLDYTAFCVSLDAELVNLQAALGDRLDLGLLRQRVQDLRQAAAAVNQLALSARGEQAQRLNHALMRASRLLVPLNYTAGNRFCHDSALPHPAWPSLGGLRELAALPADSEEQPFYAAPARQSRNLAAHALREAHAALAAAIAHPS; this comes from the coding sequence ATGTCTAAGCTCACCGCTTCGCCGGATCGGCCGCGCCTGATGGCGCATCTGGCCGAATTCGCCAAACGCGTCAAGTTGTCCGGCACGGCGCCCGAGCTGGAGAGCTTCCACTATTTACAGCAACAGATGCAATCCTACGGCTATCGCACCGAACTGTTGTCGCACGATGCCTGGATTAGTCTGCCAGGCGAGGCGCGGGTGACGGTGGACGGTGAGCCCATTCCCTGCATTACCCACTCCATGTCGCTCTCCACGGTTGAGGCGGGGATCACCGCCCCGCTTACCTATATCGGCGCCGGGCATGAGGCGGATTTCGCCGCGGCCGACGTTGCCGGCAAAATCGTGCTGATAGACGGCATCACCACCGAGGAGGAGGCGGCGCTGGCCAAGCGCTATGGCGCCGTGGGCCAGTTGCATATCAGCCCGACGGAGCATCTTTACGAGATGTGCGTCTCGCCGGTCTGGGGTAGCCCCTCGCAGCACACCCGCCAGCAATTGCCCACTACGGTTATTTGTACCATCAGCCGCGACGACGGCGCGCCGCTGCGCAACCGCTGCCGCAACGGCGAATCACCGCAGGTCACCCTGTACGCTCAGGTCGACACCCGCTGGCGCAAAACCCCGATTTTAGTGGCCGAGCTCTCCCCCGGCGGCGATGAGACGCCCTTTGTCCTGTTCGCCGGCCATCACGATACTTGGCATTACGGCGTCATGGATAACGGTAGCGCCAATGCCACGATGTTGGAAGCGGCGCGGTTGCTGGCCGAAGCGCGCGAAGGCTGGCAGCGCGGCCTGCGTCTGTGTTTCTGGTCCGGCCATTCCCACGGCCGCTACTCCGGCTCCGCCTGGTATGCGGATGAATACTGGGATGAACTTGATAGGCGCTGCGTCGCCCACGTTAACGTGGATTCCACCGGCGGTGAAAACGCCAGCGTCCTGACGAATTCGTCGGTGATTGACGAACTCAAAGGCGTCGCCGCCGAAGCGGTGGCGGCCGTCAGCGGCCAGCAGCACCTCGGCCGCCGGCACGGCCGGGCCGCCGATCAGTCTTTTTGGGGCGTGGGCATCCCGTCAATGTTCGGCAGCCTAAGCCATCAACCGCCGGGCCCGGTCAAAATGCTGACCGCCCTCGGCTGGTGGTGGCATACGCCGCACGATACCCTTGAGCATATCGATCCCGCCAATCTGGAACGCGACACCGCCATCGTACTGCGGGTGCTGTGGCGCTTGCTCAGTTCGCCCGTGGTGCCGCTGGATTATACCGCCTTCTGCGTCTCGCTGGACGCCGAGCTGGTCAACCTGCAAGCTGCGCTGGGGGATCGTCTGGATCTCGGCCTATTGCGCCAGCGGGTCCAGGATCTGCGGCAAGCGGCGGCGGCGGTTAATCAACTGGCATTAAGCGCCCGCGGCGAGCAGGCCCAGCGTTTGAACCATGCGCTGATGCGCGCTTCTCGTCTGCTGGTTCCGCTCAATTACACCGCCGGTAATCGTTTTTGCCACGATAGCGCTTTGCCGCATCCGGCCTGGCCGTCGCTAGGCGGCTTGCGGGAACTGGCCGCGCTGCCGGCCGACAGCGAAGAACAGCCGTTTTACGCCGCTCCCGCGCGCCAGAGCCGCAATCTGGCCGCGCATGCGCTGCGCGAAGCCCACGCCGCGCTGGCAGCGGCTATTGCGCACCCCTCCTGA
- the argA gene encoding amino-acid N-acetyltransferase — protein MKERSTELVQGFRHTVPYINAHRGKTFVVMLGGEAIEHENFASIVNDIGLLHSLGIRLVLVYGARPQIDANLAVHHLEPIYHKHTRVTDAPTLERVKQAAGQLQLDITARLSMSLNNTPLQGAHINVVSGNFIIAQPLGVDDGVDYCHSGRIRRIDDEAIHRQLDGGAIVLLGPVAVSVTGESFNLTSEEVATQLAIKLKAEKIIGFCSSQGVIGEDDDIISELFPNDAQRRIEQLEARGDYHSGTVRFLRGAVKACRSGVRRCHLISYQEDGALVQELFSRDGIGTQIVMESAEQVRRATINDIGGILALIRPLEQQGILVRRSREQLEMEIDKFTIIERDNMTIACAALYPFPDEQIGEMACVAVHPDYRSSSRGEMLLTRIAQQARRMGLKKLFVLTTRSIHWFQERGFTPAEVDILPNQKKALYNYQRRSKILVADLETRDGR, from the coding sequence GTGAAGGAACGCAGTACAGAATTGGTTCAGGGTTTTCGCCATACGGTTCCTTATATCAATGCACACCGTGGCAAAACCTTTGTCGTTATGCTGGGCGGCGAAGCCATCGAGCATGAAAATTTCGCCAGTATTGTTAATGACATCGGCCTGTTGCACAGCCTGGGTATCCGCCTGGTGCTGGTGTACGGCGCCCGGCCGCAAATCGACGCCAATCTGGCGGTACATCATCTTGAGCCGATTTACCACAAACATACCCGCGTCACCGACGCCCCCACCCTCGAACGGGTGAAGCAGGCCGCCGGCCAGCTACAGCTGGATATCACCGCCCGACTGTCGATGAGCTTGAATAATACGCCGCTGCAGGGCGCGCACATCAATGTGGTGAGCGGCAATTTTATTATTGCCCAGCCCTTGGGCGTGGATGATGGCGTGGACTATTGCCACAGCGGCCGCATCCGCCGTATCGATGATGAGGCGATTCACCGCCAGTTGGACGGCGGTGCCATCGTCCTTCTCGGCCCGGTGGCGGTTTCGGTCACCGGCGAAAGTTTTAATCTCACCTCCGAAGAGGTGGCGACGCAGCTGGCTATCAAGCTGAAAGCAGAAAAGATTATCGGCTTTTGCTCGTCGCAGGGCGTGATTGGCGAAGACGACGATATTATTTCCGAACTGTTCCCCAACGACGCCCAGCGGCGCATCGAACAGTTGGAAGCGCGCGGCGATTACCATTCCGGCACCGTGCGCTTTCTGCGGGGTGCGGTAAAAGCCTGCCGCAGTGGCGTGCGGCGCTGCCATCTTATTAGTTATCAAGAAGATGGCGCGCTGGTGCAAGAGCTTTTTTCCCGCGACGGCATCGGCACGCAGATTGTGATGGAAAGCGCCGAGCAGGTGCGGCGGGCCACCATCAACGATATCGGCGGCATTCTGGCGCTCATTCGTCCGCTGGAGCAGCAGGGGATTTTGGTGCGCCGCTCTCGCGAGCAGTTGGAGATGGAAATCGACAAATTTACCATAATCGAACGGGACAACATGACCATCGCCTGCGCGGCGCTTTATCCCTTTCCCGATGAGCAGATAGGGGAAATGGCCTGCGTGGCGGTGCATCCCGATTATCGCAGTTCGTCACGCGGCGAGATGCTGTTGACGCGCATCGCGCAACAGGCGCGTCGAATGGGGCTGAAGAAACTGTTTGTACTCACTACCCGCAGCATTCACTGGTTTCAAGAGCGCGGCTTCACCCCGGCGGAAGTGGATATACTGCCGAACCAAAAAAAAGCGCTGTATAACTACCAGCGCCGATCTAAAATTCTGGTGGCCGACCTTGAGACGCGGGACGGCCGTTAA
- a CDS encoding transporter substrate-binding domain-containing protein, translating to MKQPSVIAAALAVALAFTTFAADAQDGQRVRVAIEGAFPPWNALDSHGQLQGFDVDLIHDLCRRAKVECQLESGAWATLVPGLNVGKYDLVMTLGINEKRKKVVDFTVPYASGVASFLVLKNGPLASMPMRGERLNLNDKTRADPVMATLGAMLKGKTVGVVQSTSHEQLMKTYFGDDVTVRTYRSSAERDLDLKAGRIDAGFDSGVYARSVMAKPGNDTLINAGPDLKGAMLATDVAMGMRKGDTRLKATFDAAITAAAHDGVIRQLSQKWSKMDLTPDLP from the coding sequence ATGAAACAGCCTAGCGTTATCGCCGCCGCGTTGGCAGTCGCCCTCGCCTTCACGACATTCGCCGCCGATGCCCAGGACGGGCAACGGGTGCGCGTCGCGATCGAAGGTGCGTTTCCTCCCTGGAACGCCCTCGACTCCCACGGTCAGTTGCAAGGATTTGACGTGGATCTTATCCACGATCTGTGCAGGCGGGCCAAAGTGGAATGTCAATTGGAAAGTGGCGCCTGGGCCACGCTGGTACCGGGCCTTAACGTGGGTAAATATGATTTGGTGATGACGCTGGGCATCAATGAAAAACGTAAAAAAGTGGTGGATTTCACCGTGCCTTACGCCAGCGGCGTCGCCAGTTTTCTGGTGCTGAAAAACGGGCCGTTGGCGTCGATGCCGATGCGTGGCGAACGGCTAAACCTTAACGATAAAACCCGCGCGGATCCGGTGATGGCGACGCTTGGCGCTATGCTGAAAGGCAAAACGGTCGGGGTAGTGCAATCCACCAGCCACGAGCAACTGATGAAAACTTACTTCGGCGATGACGTCACGGTACGCACCTATCGCAGTTCGGCGGAGCGGGATCTGGATCTCAAGGCAGGCCGTATCGACGCCGGTTTTGATAGCGGAGTGTATGCCCGGTCGGTGATGGCGAAACCCGGCAACGACACGCTTATTAATGCCGGACCGGATCTCAAAGGCGCGATGCTCGCCACCGATGTCGCAATGGGCATGCGCAAAGGGGATACCCGTCTGAAAGCCACCTTTGACGCGGCTATCACCGCCGCCGCGCACGATGGCGTGATCCGCCAGCTGTCGCAGAAATGGAGCAAAATGGACCTGACGCCGGATCTGCCTTGA